Below is a genomic region from Spirosoma radiotolerans.
ACATCATTCACGCCTACCCATACAATCACGACATCGGGCTGTTTGGCCAGCACGTCATCGTCCATACGCAGGAATAAATCATAAATTTTATTGCCGCCGATTCCAGCTCCCACCAACTCGAACTGCTCGGCGGGAAGCATTTTTTTCAGGCGGTCAATGTAGCCGCCGGGGTTCACGCCCGCCTGGGTGATGGAATCCCCGAAGAACACAACTCGGGTGGGTTTGGCAACGGTCAGGGCCAGTAAGCCAGCGGTGGCGACGAAAAGCAGAGATCGAATAAGTATAGTCATTCCTGATAAAGGAACAAGCCGCTGTCCATTACTCATTGCCGGATTCACTTTATAACCCAAGTAACTAACGTTACCAACAAATCCATTCTTCGTCTGATAGGCACTTAGTCGGTAACTTATTCTTTTTGATTAAAGATAAATCCAAAATCTGGTCAACCTAGTATATCCCTAAACTATGAGAGGATTAAATAAAGTAACCCTGATCGGGAGCATATCTAAAGATATCGAAATCCAGCATCTGGAAGGCAGTATCAGTGTAGCCAGGTTTTTGCTAACGACTACGGAAACCGTCAACGATAAAAATGGACAGATACAGACAAACACAGAACAACACACGATTGTCTTACGGAGAGAACTGGCTGAACTGGCGCATAAATACCTGCAAAGAGGAAGTCTGATCTTTTTGGAAGGTAAACTCAAGACCCATCCGGTCGACGATACAGAAGGGCAAACCTGCTACGTAACTGAAATTATGGGCGAACATTTGGTTGTTCTCGATAAAGGCAACGCTATTTATATGGATGAGCTGGGAAAATTTACCTGAGAATCAGCTGTTCTCACCAGGGCGTACCATCATGTACATAAACCACACGGGTACGCTGTTGTACAACCCGCCTTCAGGCACCGCTAGCGTACCAGCAGCACCCGCCCGCTCCGGACAAAATGTTCTTCCTTATTGGTCTGATCCATAACACTGTAATCAACCGTCCAGGCATATACATCGGCAGAACAGGGGCGGTTGCGGTACGTACCATCCCAGCCAATGTCGGCCTGCTGGCTAAAGAAAATCACGCTTCCCCAACGGTCATAAACCCGAAACGCGAAGGTTGTAAACAGGCCTTCATGCAACACCAGAAACTGGTCGTTATAGGCATCCCCATTGGGAGAAAACGCATCGGGAACATAAATATCACTAAGCCGACAGTTTTGATGATTCACCTCGACAGTGTCCCGATACGTACATCCATTCAGGCTCGTTTCCAGCCAATATGTACCGGGCGTAGTAACCTTGAGGGTGGCATTCGTGCTTTGATCAGACCATAGAAAGGTGGTACCGGCTGGCCAGGCATCCGTTTTCCCCAACACTTTCGCAAGGCCCTGGCAGAGCGCCAGATCATCGCCCAGGCTGAAAGGACTATCCGGACGCCCATTCACAACCAGGACATTCGATACGGAGGAGCACTGGGCACTACCCACGGCAGCGGCATTGATGGCCTGGGTGTTTCGAAGCCGGTAATAGGTGCGCCCCGCCCGAACCGGATTAATAACGTAGGTTGCCTGATTACCGTTGGGCGCGGGGGTCCAGTTTATGTTGTCCTGGCTTTGCTGCCATAGATAAACCGGGTTAACATACCCAGGGGCCGCGCCAACGGTTAGCTTAAGCTGGGTATCGGCACAAACGGTCATTTCAGCCGCTGAAGAGCCGGGAAACTGAATATTCAGGACCGGGTGAATGGGCCGAAAACTGATATCATCGATGACCAGATCATTCCCACAACCTCCGAGCCCCTTGTTGATGAGCTTAACAACAATATCATTGCCACTTGTGGGGATAGAGAACTGCATGGACAGGGGCGTCCAGGTGGGCGTTGCGGAACGGGCAATCGCGGGCTGCACCACTTCATTAATCAGCGTACCATCCGGCAGTTCAATCCGCATGGCAATGATAGGATTGCGCAGGCTGTAGTCGTCGCAGGCACCCGCCTGCAAAATCCGGTTCAGGTTAAGTGCCCAAAGCGAGAACTCATACACCACACCAGGGCAAAGACCTGCCACTTTCTGGCTATAAAATTCACTGGGCTGGTAAGACGCGTTGACAACGAACATATTGCCCCGTACGTCGTTCGGCGTATGGTCTTCCCGCACGGCATGCCAGGCTTCTCCGTGGCAACTCCCGGCTACGGTGTCCAGAACAGTGTATTCACCGTCGTCGGGGCAGGCTTTTGAGACATACCTGAAATTGGTAACCCCTTGCGGCAGCGGACCCTTTGGCCCGCTGCCAAACGTTTCGCAAATGATAGCCCCCTCACTGCACTGTGCCTGACACACACTGGCTGTTGCCAGTAGCAGAAACAGGCTGAGGGCCACCGCGCACTTATTCATTCACAGATGTCTTTGTATCATGGGGAGCCTGCGCCACAAAGAGTCCCCCCAACCGCCGGAGTTCGAGGCCTACTTTCATCCACAAGGCTCTGGCATAACTTCCATTGCCTTCTACCCGAAGTGTGCGGGTACCGGTCCAGACACGGGCCTTTCTCGACTTCACCAGTTTCACCTTGCCATATTGCAGCATATCGAAACACATCCGGCCATCTTCTCCCCGGACCTTGCGCATGACATAGCCAATTTTGAGCGCATACTTTCGCTCATAGCCGATGCTGATACCATACGCGTTCAGGTGAGGTCGTTTCACATGGCGGGCCGTTGCAAGTGTATCTTTCAATGTTTCATGAATCGACAATACCCAGCGCGGAAAGCCCGGCGCGGGAATAAACGAATAACGACCACACACACAGATGACGCCCGGTTGCTGCAATACCGCCATCATTTCGTTCACCCATTCGGGCGGGTAGATTCCATCGGCATCGGCCGTCAGCAGGTATTTACCCCTCGCCTGCTCGAGTCCCATTTGCCGGGCCGGGCCCCAACCCGGTATGGGCTGAAATACCGACCGAACATGCAGTTGATCCAGCGTCTTCTGCATCTGATCGGTGGAGTTGTTATTGACAACCAGAATCTCCAGGGGAATGGACGTCTTTAGTTTAGCCAGCGAGGCAATACTGCGGAGAATATTCACCTCTTCATTCCAGGCCGGAATAACAATACTCACGAGGGGTTCGGGATGCTGAAGCGCATCCAGATCCCGGTTGATGGCATCGAACGTCGATTGGGGTACGTCGTCGTATGACGTATAAGGGAAATTGAACTGCTCAAGCCAAGTGGGCGCGTTGAAAATGCTCATTGTGTGTCTTCAGTAAAGGTCGAACTTAGGAAACCACCATTTCGGGCATAGCTTTGCCGGATCGATTCGGTGCAGGAGGTTGACGAATTAACTCAACATAGCGGTACGTAAAGACTGACATCAGATGAACACAAGCCAGGCAGGTAACCACAAAAAGTAATTCGCCCAGGCCGGAGTGCGGTATCTTGATCAGCTTGAAAAAAAGCAGATCCATAACGGCCAGCACAACCGCGTGATTCAGGTAATACGAGTACGAAAGCTTCCCCAGAAACTCAACCCGATGGCTGGCCAACACGGTAGAAACAGCGCCCGATTCGCGGGAGAAAACAACAATGACCGCGGCAAACAGGAACGGCATCAACCAGCTTTCGCTGTGAGTAAATGAACTGACCGCAACGATGGTCAGGGCAAACAGAAAGACTTCGACAACCGAAAACTGCCGGTAACTGAATGGGATTGGCAACTGCCGGTTGAGCCGGTAGGTAAGCATACCGATCAGAAAGCTGTAGAGGCAGCGCACAAACCCGTAATCGTAGTTAAAAATGATACTGCCGTGATGCTGCACAATAAACCAGCCCAGCAGACAGAATAGCAGGCTACACATAAGCAGCAGGTTCTTGCGAAACAGAACCAGGCACAACGCCCACACGATGTAGGTATAAAACTCAACGCTGATGCTCCAGCTTGGCCCGTTCCAGGTAACCTGATCGAACAGGTTCAGCGACTGCGTTAAGGTGAGGTTGGCCAAAAAAGATGGCAGGCTCTTGTCAGAGGCAAAGACAGGGTTGGTCAATTTAACAACGTACCGATCAATGCCGTACCGAACCAGTTCGAACCCCAGCACCAGGAGCAGCGTGAACAGATGGAGAGGATACAGGCGGTTAAACCGTTTTTTAATGAAAGGCTTTACACTGGCCAGGTTGCTGATCCGATCATAGTTGCTGTGGGTAATGACAAAGCCGGACAGCACAAAAAAGAAGTCGACAAAAATGTCACTTTTGGCAATGAAGGCAATGCCCGACAACAGGTTCAGATGCTGTAAATGAAACAGAATCACCATGATGGCCGCCATACCCCGAAACGAATCAACCGCTCTGAATCTCATGACACAATCAGACTAAAGATTTGTAAACGTTGAGGGTCTGATCAATGGATTCCGCCAGCGAAAAGTCGCTCAGCCGCTCCGTTCCTTTCGCTACTAACTGGGCTCTCAGCGCTGGCTTGGCCAGCATGTCGGCCAGTGTTTCGACCAGATCATCGAGATCATTTGGTCTAAAAAAAACCGCAGCATCCGTGGCTATCTCGCGAAAGCACTCCGTATCACTCAACAGAATAGGGCATTTGGCTTTGAAGGCCTCCAGAATGGGTAACCCAAACCCTTCGTAAAGCGAGGGATACACAAACACCTGTGCGTGTTGGTAGAGGTAATTGAGTTGTCCATCCGTTGCGCCAATGTGCCTCACCCGGCTAGTCAGCTTTAACCGCTGAATGAATTCAAGATCCGCGACTTCCAGTTTCCCGCCCCCAGCGAGCACGACATTCAACGCAGGAAAACGGGGAGCCAGTTTACTGATCGCATTCAGAAAAAGATAAAAATTCTTGTACCCGCTCCGATCTCCGACAAACAACACATACTGCTCCGGCAAGTCAGGCACGGGCTGCGTCACCACCGGACTGTCCAGATCAATGCCGTGGTAGATCGTCCAGACTTTTTTGGGGTCGATGTCAAAAAAGCTGAGCATGTCCTTCCGGGTGGTATTGGAGATGGTAATGATGGCGTCGGCCCGCAGAATATTTTCGCGCTTTTGCCGGGTGAGCGGATCAAGCGCCCAAAAGTACTCCGGCAGCCGCTCGTAGGTCATGTCATGAATGGTAATCACCAGCGGCTTTTTCAGCCGATTCATGTAATAGGTATCGTAGTAGGTGGGATGAAATACGTCGAAATCAGCTTTATCCAGCAGGCGTTTGCAGTAAAATTCGTTCAGCCGGTAGTCATATCGTTCATTCCGATTCAGGACTTTATCGCTCAGACTGCCTTTTATGGGCAGGGGTTCGTTCTGGATGTAGTGATTTTTTGCGTGCATCACCCCCAGCTGATACGTCATGTTATCGGTACGCTTTATTCCCTGAATGATGTTGGCAAAGTAGCGGCTGATGCCTCCGTATTTTTGGGTACTGAATTTCTGATGGTCAATAAATACTTTAGTCATCGTCTGCAACGGTCGGAAAGGTGTGTCATTCGTCAGGGTTAAAGGGCCAGCCAGGCCGATGGTAACAGGTCTTTGGTATTCCAGGTAGGTTGTTGTTTATACCACTTGCGGGGCGTAATGACCAGCTTATCCGAGTGTGGATTGAGCCAGGCACCCCACCAGCTAAAGGAACTGTTGGCAATGATATGATGGCGGCAATAACTCATTAGCACCAGGTCGGCAACGTCGCCGTTGGGTCCGGTATTCTGCACAAAAACCGTATTATCCGGAAGCGTCAGGTTCTCATGCACCCACGCGTGATCATCGCTGAAAACGTACAACTGAGTCTGATCGAAGTGCTCATTCAGTTGTTGAAGCGCCTGCTTATAGTAGTCCAGCCCCACGAAGCCAAAGGTCTTGCTGAACTCCGGGTGATTTACGTAATCGCCCCGCCGAATGTGAATCGACACGGGTGTCGCTGTATTCCGGATCTGTTGCTGGTAATGCGAAAACTCAGGACTGGGCACGCCAGCCAGGGTTAGTTCCTGCCTGATGGTATCGGCATCATCCCGAAAATACGCTTCCGACTGCCAGAATCCCTCCAGTATGATGCAGGCAGCGCGGGCATCGAGAATGCTCTGATCGAAGTGGAAGTGCTTTTCTTTCAGAAACCGAACCACTGGCGGCAAACTCCGATTAGGAAGCAGTTTTGTGGCTTTGGAAACGTACTCCATGGGT
It encodes:
- a CDS encoding single-stranded DNA-binding protein — translated: MRGLNKVTLIGSISKDIEIQHLEGSISVARFLLTTTETVNDKNGQIQTNTEQHTIVLRRELAELAHKYLQRGSLIFLEGKLKTHPVDDTEGQTCYVTEIMGEHLVVLDKGNAIYMDELGKFT
- a CDS encoding T9SS type B sorting domain-containing protein, translated to MNKCAVALSLFLLLATASVCQAQCSEGAIICETFGSGPKGPLPQGVTNFRYVSKACPDDGEYTVLDTVAGSCHGEAWHAVREDHTPNDVRGNMFVVNASYQPSEFYSQKVAGLCPGVVYEFSLWALNLNRILQAGACDDYSLRNPIIAMRIELPDGTLINEVVQPAIARSATPTWTPLSMQFSIPTSGNDIVVKLINKGLGGCGNDLVIDDISFRPIHPVLNIQFPGSSAAEMTVCADTQLKLTVGAAPGYVNPVYLWQQSQDNINWTPAPNGNQATYVINPVRAGRTYYRLRNTQAINAAAVGSAQCSSVSNVLVVNGRPDSPFSLGDDLALCQGLAKVLGKTDAWPAGTTFLWSDQSTNATLKVTTPGTYWLETSLNGCTYRDTVEVNHQNCRLSDIYVPDAFSPNGDAYNDQFLVLHEGLFTTFAFRVYDRWGSVIFFSQQADIGWDGTYRNRPCSADVYAWTVDYSVMDQTNKEEHFVRSGRVLLVR
- a CDS encoding glycosyltransferase family 2 protein, with the translated sequence MSIFNAPTWLEQFNFPYTSYDDVPQSTFDAINRDLDALQHPEPLVSIVIPAWNEEVNILRSIASLAKLKTSIPLEILVVNNNSTDQMQKTLDQLHVRSVFQPIPGWGPARQMGLEQARGKYLLTADADGIYPPEWVNEMMAVLQQPGVICVCGRYSFIPAPGFPRWVLSIHETLKDTLATARHVKRPHLNAYGISIGYERKYALKIGYVMRKVRGEDGRMCFDMLQYGKVKLVKSRKARVWTGTRTLRVEGNGSYARALWMKVGLELRRLGGLFVAQAPHDTKTSVNE
- a CDS encoding acyltransferase family protein, encoding MRFRAVDSFRGMAAIMVILFHLQHLNLLSGIAFIAKSDIFVDFFFVLSGFVITHSNYDRISNLASVKPFIKKRFNRLYPLHLFTLLLVLGFELVRYGIDRYVVKLTNPVFASDKSLPSFLANLTLTQSLNLFDQVTWNGPSWSISVEFYTYIVWALCLVLFRKNLLLMCSLLFCLLGWFIVQHHGSIIFNYDYGFVRCLYSFLIGMLTYRLNRQLPIPFSYRQFSVVEVFLFALTIVAVSSFTHSESWLMPFLFAAVIVVFSRESGAVSTVLASHRVEFLGKLSYSYYLNHAVVLAVMDLLFFKLIKIPHSGLGELLFVVTCLACVHLMSVFTYRYVELIRQPPAPNRSGKAMPEMVVS
- a CDS encoding glycosyltransferase family 4 protein, which encodes MTKVFIDHQKFSTQKYGGISRYFANIIQGIKRTDNMTYQLGVMHAKNHYIQNEPLPIKGSLSDKVLNRNERYDYRLNEFYCKRLLDKADFDVFHPTYYDTYYMNRLKKPLVITIHDMTYERLPEYFWALDPLTRQKRENILRADAIITISNTTRKDMLSFFDIDPKKVWTIYHGIDLDSPVVTQPVPDLPEQYVLFVGDRSGYKNFYLFLNAISKLAPRFPALNVVLAGGGKLEVADLEFIQRLKLTSRVRHIGATDGQLNYLYQHAQVFVYPSLYEGFGLPILEAFKAKCPILLSDTECFREIATDAAVFFRPNDLDDLVETLADMLAKPALRAQLVAKGTERLSDFSLAESIDQTLNVYKSLV
- a CDS encoding alpha-1,2-fucosyltransferase, which gives rise to MIISRITSGLGNQLFQYATGRHLALKNKAALYLDLSYYLYEYSDDTVRPFKLDHFTVPYRLLQKSPMEYVSKATKLLPNRSLPPVVRFLKEKHFHFDQSILDARAACIILEGFWQSEAYFRDDADTIRQELTLAGVPSPEFSHYQQQIRNTATPVSIHIRRGDYVNHPEFSKTFGFVGLDYYKQALQQLNEHFDQTQLYVFSDDHAWVHENLTLPDNTVFVQNTGPNGDVADLVLMSYCRHHIIANSSFSWWGAWLNPHSDKLVITPRKWYKQQPTWNTKDLLPSAWLAL